The nucleotide window AGCTATTGTGAATGACAAATTCAACATGCCCGTTGGTAAACGATTTGATGGAATCATATCCTTCACCGAATAAAGGTGGTAAAGCCACACAAAGTATGGATAGCACAATTCCGCCCAACATGGCTCTTCTCATTTTGGATAAATGAAGCCTGGCAATAAAATGCTCTACTTTCTGCGCCACCACAACAAAATACCGGGCATAGAGCGCTGTAAGCAAACCCAGCGCCAGGTAAAAAGGTGTATTATGGTAATTAAATGGTTCGCGGGTATGGAAACGAAAAAGCACATCTTCCTGCAAAAGCACTTTAGATACCAGGCTGCCACAAATGGCCGCTACAACCAGGGGAACAAAATCTGAGAATACAACGCCCGTTAAAAGTATTTCAAACGCAAACATAATTCCCGCAATGGGGGCATTGAAAGCGGATGCAATACCGGCTGTTGCACCCGCAGCAAGCAGCAGCGTTCGTTCCTTATAATTAAGTTTATAGGTTTGCGCAAAGTTGGAGCCGATAGCTGACCCCGTAACCGCTATCGGGCTTTCCAGTCCTGCTGATCCGCCAAGTCCCACGGTGACGGCGCTTTGCACGACCTGCGAATACATTTTTACCGACGAAACAATGCTGGAGTTTTGCGCAATTTCATAAAGAATAGCACCAATACCTTTCCGGTCCTGACCTTTAAAAAAAGTAAGTACAATGGCCGTGGTGAGCACGATGCCAAGAAATGGAAAAATGATATAAAATAGTACCTGGTATTCGAAATGTATTTTATGGCTGATAAGATAGTGAATATAATGAACCAGTGATTTCAATGCAACACCTGCGAGGCCTGCAGTACATCCTACCAGCATCCCCGAAAGAATAAGGAACTGGGTACGGTTCATACGGCTTTTAAGCCAGAATAAAATCACCTCGTAGCTTTTTACTTTGCGGAGACTGTATCTCGTTAAGTCTCTTTTAAACTTTAAAAAGCTATGATATTTTCTTAAGTAACTTTTACGCACGGGTTCCTGTTTTTGATCTTCAATGGGTCAAAGGTATTAAAGAGCGCACCAGGATAAAAGAATATTTCTTTATCAGGCAGAAGTTGACAGGAAACTGCTACTCATTTGCGGGCGCTGATGGGGCACTGGGTGCTCATTATGTAGCTGCTAGCGCTTATTACAGGTCCTGGTATTATTCCTGATTAGGAGTATTTCTTTCTTTTTCTTTTAAGCGGTTCCGTATCTAATAGCTTCATAAGCAGGCGGCTGGTTTCATGTGGCGATGGGATAGGAATTGAAAAGCTTTAACTGGTTGGAGTAAAATCAACAACTGCCTGCCGTGGCATTAAATTGGTTCCCGTTGAATGTTTCACGGCCAGGAAATTTAATTCATCATTTAAAATTCAACATTATGTCTAATCATTCTGAAGGGAAAGTAGCAGAAGCTATAGAAAATCAAACAGCGAAGTTACCTTCTGATGCCTATTTATGGGCTTCTGTTGCTGCAATGGTCACTTCACTGGCGTTTAAGATGCTTAAACAAAATCACCGGGCTTTATTTATCGGCCAATGGGCTACTTCATTTTTGCTATTCGGAATTTATAACAAGATCGTTAAAACCCAGGGCTCTGATTAATAAATTCCGCAGGTATCTGTAACATTAAGGTTCTTCTCAGAACCTTTTTTCATGCCTGCTACCTCAACTTCACGTAGATGGAACCCATGGAACAGCTTTGTAGACAAGATACCACAGCGTTTGGAAAAACGGCCACATAATCTTTGCAGGAAGTGCTTCTATACGCTTTAAAAGCACATGGCTTCATATTTGACACCGCTTCAACCATGATGATCCTACCTCAGAATAAGATCAGGATTTTTACCTGGCATGTACACGGAAGTTATCTCTATTATTTATCGCAGGGACCTTTTGAAATTTTTATACCGGTTAATGCGGCGCGAAGTGAAGGCTACTACGGACGAGGTAACACGTTCCCTTTTGGAACCAATGTGCATGAAGTGCCTGTAGATGAACTAAAAGATCTTTGCTTTGATGTACTCTTATTTCAATCCTTTAAAAATTATCAAAAAGATCAGTTTGAAGTACTTACAGTTAAACAGCGTAATGCACCCAAGATATACCTTGAACATAATACCCCTCATGGCACCGCTGTTACCACACGTCATTATGTGAACGATGCGGACATCCTTCTGGTGCATGTAACCCATTTTAACCGGCTGATGTGGGACAATGGACAAACGCCCACCACAGTAATTCCCCATGGTGTAACAGATGGTAAAGTTCCGTACAGTGGCAATTATGAAAAAGGATTTGTAGCTATTAACCACCTGCCACACCGGGGGCGTGTATTGGGCTGGGATATATTCCGCAAGGTGAACCGGACGATTCCACTAGACCTGGCTGGTATGGGAAATGAAGGACACGGCATCGGGGAAGTGCTGCATCCCCGGTTACCCGAAGTGAGAGCACAGTATCGCTTTTTTTTCCACCCGGTGCGGCATACCAGCCTCGCTCTGGCGGTATGTGAAGCTATGATGGCAGGTGTTCCGGTTGTCGGATTGGCTACTACCGAATTGGTAACCGCTATCAATAACGGTGTAAACGGATGGATGCATACCAATATTGATGTACTCATAGATAACATGAAAGGCTTACTAAAAGATCGCATCAAAGCCAAAAAAATGGGAAGAGCCGGACAGGAAACTGCTATGGAATTATGGAATATACAACAGTTTTCAAAAAGATGGCAACATGCTTTCGAGCAAGTGTTAGCTTCACAAAAACAACCTCTAAACCTTGTACAATAATTTAAAAATAAGATTATGAATAAGCGTATTGCATTGATAAGCGATCATGCCTCTCCACTCGCCGCCCCCGGTAGTGTCGATAACGGCGGACAAAATATTTATGTAAAAGAACTCGCGATAGAATTAGCCATGCAGGGCTGCATCGTAGACATCTATACCCGCTGGGAAAATAGTGCTTTACCCCAGGTACTAAAATCGAGCAAAAATATCCGCCTGATTCACATAAAAGCCGGCCCTAAAAAATGCATTCCTAAAGAGCAGTTAGTGCCCTATCGGGAATCATTTGCTGAGAACATGATTACTTTTATGAAGATATATGGCATCCGCTACGATGTGGTGCATGCCAACTTTTTTATCAGTGCCTATGTCGCCATGCGTATTAAAGAAAGAATGGCTATACCCTATGTTATTACTTTCCATGCTTTGGGAAAAGTACGCAGGCTGCACCAGGGCAATAACGATCTCTTCCCGCCGGAACGTATCCAAATGGAACAACTTGCCATCAACCAGGCTGATGCAATCGTCGCCGAATGCCCGCAAGACCGGCAGGATCTCCTGGAACACTATGATGCGCCGGCCGACAAGATCACGGTTATACCTTGCGGTGTGAATATAAAAACCTTTTTCAATACGGGTAAAAAACCTTCGCGGGCTCGTTTGCATATACCCGCCGATGATTTTGTAATACTGCAGCTGGGCCGTATGGTGCCCCGCAAAGGCATCGAAAACGTGATCCGTGCAACCGCCGTCGCCGTGAAAAAAGGGGTCAAATGCCATCTGGTTATTGTTGGCGGCACCGCAGCAAACGATGCAGAGCACCTGCGCCTTAAAAAGCTTTGTGAAGATCTGCACATAAATGACATAGTGAGTTTTGTTGGCCAGCAGGAACAAATGGAGTTAAAATACTATTATTCTGCAGCAGATGTATTTGTGTCTACGCCCTGGTACGAGCCTTTCGGTATTACGCCGTTGGAAGCTATGGCCTGTGAAACGCCGGTGATAGGATCACGGGTGGGAGGAATTCAATTTAGTGTAAAAGAACCGGAAACCGGCTTATTGGTTGATCCTGAACAACCGCAGGCAGTGGCCGAAATTTTCGAAGATCTGAGTCGTAACAATCATCTGTTGGATCAAATGGGAAAAAATGGTTTGGAAAGAGTAAAATTGATGTTTACCTGGAAACGCATTGCACACGAAATGCAATTGATGTACGAGATGGTATGCCCCACTGCAGTTACAGAAATTTCTTTTCCTGTTCAGAACCGGCAGGTTCAATATGCAGGTATTCCTTTATTTAAGAGTTGA belongs to Niabella yanshanensis and includes:
- a CDS encoding chloride channel protein, which translates into the protein MRKSYLRKYHSFLKFKRDLTRYSLRKVKSYEVILFWLKSRMNRTQFLILSGMLVGCTAGLAGVALKSLVHYIHYLISHKIHFEYQVLFYIIFPFLGIVLTTAIVLTFFKGQDRKGIGAILYEIAQNSSIVSSVKMYSQVVQSAVTVGLGGSAGLESPIAVTGSAIGSNFAQTYKLNYKERTLLLAAGATAGIASAFNAPIAGIMFAFEILLTGVVFSDFVPLVVAAICGSLVSKVLLQEDVLFRFHTREPFNYHNTPFYLALGLLTALYARYFVVVAQKVEHFIARLHLSKMRRAMLGGIVLSILCVALPPLFGEGYDSIKSFTNGHVEFVIHNSFFRYFEFKDWTVIIFLALICLLKAFATPMTIFSGGNGGNFAPSLFAGGTLGYLFAQVCKLVGLSDVPETNLVLAGMAGVMSGALYAPLTAIFLIAESSFGYDLFIPLMIVSVISFLVAKRFSPISPDLKKLADEGKIFTREHDKNLITRLQVADVIDANPQIITINATINQLLSMVKTGSKNVFAIVDDQQKFTGMLTLDDLKPVIFSKDPESYSIANIMKEPPALIHEGQDMVEVVQKFDQTDAWHLPVLDPDGRFIGFISKPTILIKYRKQLQTYSD
- a CDS encoding glycosyltransferase family 4 protein, with amino-acid sequence MLLYALKAHGFIFDTASTMMILPQNKIRIFTWHVHGSYLYYLSQGPFEIFIPVNAARSEGYYGRGNTFPFGTNVHEVPVDELKDLCFDVLLFQSFKNYQKDQFEVLTVKQRNAPKIYLEHNTPHGTAVTTRHYVNDADILLVHVTHFNRLMWDNGQTPTTVIPHGVTDGKVPYSGNYEKGFVAINHLPHRGRVLGWDIFRKVNRTIPLDLAGMGNEGHGIGEVLHPRLPEVRAQYRFFFHPVRHTSLALAVCEAMMAGVPVVGLATTELVTAINNGVNGWMHTNIDVLIDNMKGLLKDRIKAKKMGRAGQETAMELWNIQQFSKRWQHAFEQVLASQKQPLNLVQ
- a CDS encoding glycosyltransferase, producing MNKRIALISDHASPLAAPGSVDNGGQNIYVKELAIELAMQGCIVDIYTRWENSALPQVLKSSKNIRLIHIKAGPKKCIPKEQLVPYRESFAENMITFMKIYGIRYDVVHANFFISAYVAMRIKERMAIPYVITFHALGKVRRLHQGNNDLFPPERIQMEQLAINQADAIVAECPQDRQDLLEHYDAPADKITVIPCGVNIKTFFNTGKKPSRARLHIPADDFVILQLGRMVPRKGIENVIRATAVAVKKGVKCHLVIVGGTAANDAEHLRLKKLCEDLHINDIVSFVGQQEQMELKYYYSAADVFVSTPWYEPFGITPLEAMACETPVIGSRVGGIQFSVKEPETGLLVDPEQPQAVAEIFEDLSRNNHLLDQMGKNGLERVKLMFTWKRIAHEMQLMYEMVCPTAVTEISFPVQNRQVQYAGIPLFKS